The Treponema phagedenis DNA segment TTGCCTTTTCTAAATCCCGGAATTTGCAGTTCTTTTACATATTTAGTAATAATGCCGTCATAATGGGTACGGACATCGTCTTTATTCACTGTAACTTCCAACTCAACTTGAGATTTCGGAAGCGATTTAAAAGTCTTTTGAAATTCCATTTGAATACATCCTTCCATGCACTGATTTTCCGTGCCGTTTTTTAAGTTTATATGTATATTTTTAAATATACTATTTTTTCCTTTATAAGGAAAGCATAAAAAAAAGCGATTCGGATTTTACCGAATCGCTTTTCTAAGAGCGGGAAACGGGGATCGAACCCGCGACATCCACCTTGGCAAGGTGGCGCTCTACCACTGAGCTATTCCCGCAAAATCTTTCTGGCACTCGTGAAGCGATTGGATCTGTGCGAGAGGAGGGACTTGAACCCTCACGCCGAAGCACTAGATCCTAAGTCTAGCGTGTCTGCCAATTCCACCACTCTCGCTTATACAAGTGAGTTCGACAGAAGCATATAAGAAAATTCAAAAAAAGTCAATACACGAGAATTTTCTTATTGAGCCATGCAGGCTTCGAACCTGCGACCCACAGATTAAGAGTCTGTTGCTCTACCAACTGAGCTAATGGCCCGTTCTCATTATGTTATAAAATAACGGTGCTCAGTATGATGAAAAACAGTAAAAAAGTCAAGCGATATTTATAATGTTTTTTTGATATTTTCTTTATTTGTATCAAGCATATCATCTAAGTTTGGATGGAACAAACTCATCATCATCGCAAGGTCTTCTGAAGAAAATATAAGATTTTTTTCCTCCACCAGCTCTTCGTTTGTTTCTCTCAGTTTTTGTAACAACCCGAATACGATGTAAGTCATTATGACAAGTCCCGCTTTAGGATAATTATTAATGTACTGAATAAATTGTTCACGGGAAATAATTAATACAATAGATGTTTCTGCTGCACGGACGGTTGCTGTACTCAGTTCGTTTGTCAATAAAGCGGACTCACCGACGGTTGCATGATCCTTTAATACTGCGAGCTGGACTTCTTCATTCCATTTTCCTTTTTTTATGATGTCAAGTTTTCCAGTCATTAACACAAAAAAGTCCGTACTTGCACTGCCTTCGGGAATTAGAATCTCATCTTTTTCAAATGAGCAAATTTTGGAAAACAGCGTAAGAGGTTTTAAATCTTCCTTTGGAATGCAAGAAAAGATCGGAATTGTGGAAAGCTCGCTGTATAAAAGCTCTGAAGACATGTCTACAATATTCATAGTAATACTCCAAGTTTAAATATGTTAAAATCCTTTTAATTAAGTATAGCACAAAAAAAAGAAAACAACGAAAAAAAAAGATATTTTTTGCTTCCGTTATTTTTTTGAACTCTTATAACAGCAAATTTTAAAGCCTTCCCTTAGATGTTTTTGTGAACGCTCGGTTACGTTCATTGAAAATTAAAAAATCGTATATGGAATGATTTCTTTTATATAAATATTTACTCTGATTTCTGCGGTAAATTTACCGGAATCTACAAAGAGGCGCGGATTTTCTCTGATAATCATTTCACCGATAATTTCTTTCGGTTTGTTTTTTTCTCTTTTTCGAACATAGTTACGTACTGCCTGTAATGCGGCGTTTTTATATGCATCATACACGCCGGAAAGTTCTTTTTTTCGCTCTCCGTTGCCGCTTCCCTGCACCGTTGCAAAGCTGATACTCATCCAATGTTCTCTGCGTCTTGCCTCGTCTTCAAAGAGCGTATATTCTGACCAACAATATAAATACGGATATCGCACCTGCGGCTCCATGAGTCTAAGTCTTTTTGTTTTAGGCGAAACAGCCGATATCGGAACTAATTCGAAATTTTCTGTAACATTCCTTTTTTTGTCATAGGGGGTATATGAAAATTGCCAGCCATAGCTCATTCCGCTCATAATAAAAGCGGCAAGCTCTCTGAGCGCCTGAACGGGGGGAAGGAATTTTTCTCCTTCACCTTCTTTCATTGTTCCGGGCTGTGCTTCCAAAAAAACCCAAACGGGAGCACGCAAAACAAGGAACTCTGTTTTAGAAGCGCCAGAGTAGGAATCGGCATATACAAGAGATGAGAAAAGTATACAAGTAAAAAGGAACAGTCCTTTCTTCATACTTTTCTTATCGGACAATATTCCATACTTTCAAGGGTTTTATGCCAAAACGGATGCGCATATATAGCCATGCAAAAAAGAATCCAAGCAGGTGAACCAGATGTGCAACATTATCGCTTGAGAAAAGCAAATCAAAAATTTCAAAGAGTTCGAAGCCGATAATCAAAATTGGCGCAGGTATAGGAATAATTCCCCAAAGAAAAATTTGAGCATTCGGAAACATGACGGCAAATAAGAATAAAACGGCAAAAATTGCTCCCGATGCACCTACTAATGCAATCATCTGAAAACCGACAAATGAGTAGATAAAATATGAAGAAAGCCCGCAAAGAGTTCCGGTTAAAAGATAAAATAGTAAAAACTCTTTTGAGCCCATTTGTTTTTCGACGGTAACGCCGAAAAACAAAATGCCCAACATATTAAAAAGCAAATGCCAAAAACCGCCATGTACAAACTGATACGTAAAAATTTGCCAATACATATGTCCATGCGTTACATATAATGGGATAAGAGCAAGATACGGCGTAAGTGTTTTAAAAAGAGAGGTTAGGGCAAACACTATTGTGTTAATAAGGATAAGCGTAAATCCTGCATTCCAGTACACATATTTAAAAGGCTTTCTTAAAAACTTCATATAAATAAATATCGGAAAATTTCAAGGCTAAGGCAAGTTTTCAGCTGAAATGCTTACTCTGTTTCTGCCGTTTTCTTTCGATTGATATAAGGCAATGTCGGCTCGCTCCAATAAATTTTTTAAGCTTTCCATTTTTTGCAAAAATGTTGCTACGCCGATCGAAATAGTAACTCGTACCTCAAATTCATT contains these protein-coding regions:
- a CDS encoding cyclic nucleotide-binding domain-containing protein is translated as MNIVDMSSELLYSELSTIPIFSCIPKEDLKPLTLFSKICSFEKDEILIPEGSASTDFFVLMTGKLDIIKKGKWNEEVQLAVLKDHATVGESALLTNELSTATVRAAETSIVLIISREQFIQYINNYPKAGLVIMTYIVFGLLQKLRETNEELVEEKNLIFSSEDLAMMMSLFHPNLDDMLDTNKENIKKTL
- a CDS encoding rhomboid family intramembrane serine protease; amino-acid sequence: MKFLRKPFKYVYWNAGFTLILINTIVFALTSLFKTLTPYLALIPLYVTHGHMYWQIFTYQFVHGGFWHLLFNMLGILFFGVTVEKQMGSKEFLLFYLLTGTLCGLSSYFIYSFVGFQMIALVGASGAIFAVLFLFAVMFPNAQIFLWGIIPIPAPILIIGFELFEIFDLLFSSDNVAHLVHLLGFFFAWLYMRIRFGIKPLKVWNIVR